The Montipora foliosa isolate CH-2021 chromosome 14, ASM3666993v2, whole genome shotgun sequence genome window below encodes:
- the LOC137984820 gene encoding serine/threonine-protein phosphatase CPPED1-like codes for MALNLEIHPDALVMNQASRAGKTPEESRILKARDYKLPMFTRYREGHSKETRVFYFVQIVAPSFGQNADPEESCDEEIRTMERIVNAVNNMRPRPRFLLVHGNYTKANPEEKEYFPQLESFKSSFENLSLEIPVVCVCGRTDCGDPPTLSSVEAYRKTFGDDWFAFWVEGVQFLVLNTVYYKDLSPDVDDLRIEQQEWLESKLLEAQVNPPHQVILLQTIPWFCRTIDEPNDDSNIDVSARREVSAKLNEANAIYVFAGHSNGIGKDNRLAIIQTNSLAKTDRNETLGLRLVKVEPMGVLHKFFLVDNSPSNLADLDWLH; via the coding sequence ATGGCTTTGAATTTAGAAATTCATCCCGATGCTTTGGTAATGAATCAAGCGAGCCGAGCTGGAAAAACGCCTGAAGAAAGTCGTATTTTAAAAGCGAGAGATTACAAGCTGCCCATGTTTACAAGATATCGAGAAGGCCACTCTAAGGAAACCAGGGtcttttattttgtccaaattgTGGCTCCAAGTTTTGGCCAAAATGCAGACCCCGAGGAGAGCTGTGATGAAGAAATCAGAACTATGGAAAGAATTGTCAACGCGGTCAACAATATGAGACCCAGACCGCGATTTTTACTTGTACATGGCAATTATACTAAAGCTAATCCAGAAGAAAAGGAATATTTTCCGCAATTAGAGAGTTTCAAGTCTTCGTTTGAAAATCTTAGCCTGGAAATACCAGTTGTGTGTGTCTGTGGTCGTACGGATTGTGGGGATCCACCGACTTTGAGCTCCGTGGAGGCGTATCGGAAAACCTTCGGCGACGATTGGTTCGCTTTCTGGGTCGAGGGAGTACAATTTTTAGTCTTAAACACCGTGTACTACAAAGATTTGAGTCCCGATGTTGACGATTTAAGAATTGAACAACAAGAGTGGCTTGAATCAAAGTTATTAGAAGCACAAGTGAACCCTCCACATCAAGTAATTTTGCTTCAGACAATCCCATGGTTTTGCAGAACCATTGACGAACCAAACGACGATAGTAACATCGATGTCAGCGCCCGTCGTGAAGTGTCGGCGAAACTTAACGAAGCCAACGCAATATACGTCTTTGCCGGGCATTCAAATGGCATTGGCAAAGACAACAGGTTGGCGATAATTCAAACCAATTCACTGGCGAAAACAGACAGAAACGAAACTCTAGGGTTACGTCTCGTTAAAGTGGAACCGATGGGCGTTTTACACAAGTTCTTTCTTGTGGACAACTCCCCTTCGAATCTCGCTGATTTAGATTGGTTACATTAA
- the LOC137985652 gene encoding proteasome subunit beta type-3-like, protein MSIMEYNGAAIIAMVGKECVAIAADRRLGIQAQTLSCDFQKVFQMGDKLFLGLPGLATDVQTVSNRLKFRKNLYELRENRQIKPKTFMSMVSNLLYERRFGPYFVEPVIAGLDPKTNEPYVAALDLIGCPMETTDFVVSGTCSEQMYGMCESLWEPDLEPDDLFETISQALMNAVDRDAVSGWGGIVHVIEKDKVTTRTLKARMD, encoded by the coding sequence ATGTCAATAATGGAATACAATGGCGCCGCCATCATAGCGATGGTCGGCAAAGAATGTGTCGCTATTGCGGCAGATCGTCGTTTGGGTATTCAAGCCCAGACTTTGTCGTGCGACTTTCAGAAAGTTTTTCAAATGGGGGACAAGCTGTTTCTTGGTCTTCCCGGCTTGGCTACGGATGTGCAAACCGTATCAAACAGGCTTAAGTTCCGCAAGAACTTATATGAACTGCGGGAGAATCGCCAGATCAAGCCCAAAACGTTCATGAGCATGGTATCAAACTTGCTTTATGAGCGAAGGTTCGGGCCTtactttgttgaacccgtaatTGCGGGATTAGACCCGAAGACCAACGAACCGTACGTGGCGGCGCTGGATCTGATTGGCTGTCCCATGGAGACCACGGATTTTGTGGTGAGTGGAACATGCTCGGAGCAAATGTATGGAATGTGCGAGTCGTTGTGGGAACCCGATCTGGAGCCTGATGATCTGTTTGAGACCATTTCACAAGCTCTCATGAATGCTGTGGATCGAGATGCAGTCAGCGGTTGGGGTGGCATTGTGCACGTGATAGAAAAAGACAAGGTCACAACACGGACTCTGAAAGCTCGGATggattaa
- the LOC137985654 gene encoding transmembrane protein 50B-like → MSGCFDVIHCPDMEVISERRNLLSSVSAGTLFFMGWWIMIDAAATTNPPFEPAYHTPGVISSLAVFMVNAVSNAQVRGETYNTGCIGQTGARVWLIMGFLLLFGGLIAASWILFGAYVVPGNPQPWPGVAIFLQNALIFFSAIVFKFGRTEESW, encoded by the exons ATGAGTGGATGTTTTGATGTCATACACTGCCCCGATATGGAGGTGATTTCAGAGAGACGAAACTTACTTTCATCTGTGTCAGCCGGGACGCTG TTTTTCATGGGTTGGTGGATCATGATTGATGCAGCGGCTACGACAAATCCACCATTTGAACCTGCCTATCACACGCCTGGTGTCATATCTTCACTTGCTGTCTTCAT GGTAAATGCTGTGTCCAATGCCCAGGTCAGAGGAGAAACGTACAATACCGGTTGCATAGGACAGACAG gTGCCAGGGTGTGGCTTATAAtgggttttcttttattgtttggTGGCTTAATAGCAGCAAGTTGGATCCTGTTCGGTGCTTATGTTGTTCCAG GCAATCCCCAACCTTGGCCTGGTGTGGCTATCTTCTTGCAGAATgctttgatttttttcag TGCAATTGTCTTCAAGTTTGGTCGCACAGAAGAAAGTTGGTAG